A genome region from Gadus macrocephalus chromosome 15, ASM3116895v1 includes the following:
- the echs1 gene encoding enoyl-CoA hydratase, mitochondrial has product MALLCRSAALLCKSSGAAPLVSAARKYTTGGVTYDYIVVEKRGEKQNVGFIQLNRPKVLNALCDGLMLEVGKALDAFEADKDIGAVVITGSDRAFAAGADIKEMQNRTFQECYGGNFLAHWNRVSMSKKPVIAAVNGFALGGGCELAMMCDIIYAGEKAHFGQPEILLGTIPGAGGTQRLTRAVGKSLAMEMVLTGDRINAQEAKQAGLVSKVCPVDQLVPEAIKCGEKIAANSKLVSAMAKEAVNAAYELTLAEGNRLEKRLFHSTFATEDRKEGMTAFVEKRKADFQDK; this is encoded by the exons GGGGTGTTACGTACGATTACATTGTGGTGGAAAAGCGTGGCGAGAAACAGAACGTCGGTTTCATCCAACTGAACCGACCCAAGGTCCTTAACGCTCTGTGTGACGGCCTCATGCTGGAGGTCGGGAAGGCCCTCGATGCCTTCGAAGCCGACAAAGACATCGGGGCTGTTGTCATCACCGGCAGCGACAGAGCCTTTGCTG cggGGGCAGATATTAAGGAGATGCAGAACAGGACCTTCCAGGAGTGTTATGGTGGTAACTTCCTGGCCCACTGGAACAGAGTGTCTATGTCCAAGAAGCCTGTGATCGCTGCCGTCAATGGATTTGCT CTGGGAGGAGGCTGTGAGCTGGCTATGATGTGTGACATCATCTATGCCGGGGAGAAGGCTCATTTCGGACAACCTGAGATCCTGTTGGGAACCATTCCCG GTGCGGGGGGCACCCAGCGACTGACCCGCGCGGTGGGCAAGTCCCTGGCCATGGAGATGGTGCTCACCGGAGACCGGATCAACGCTCAGGAAGCCAAGCAGGCGG GCCTGGTGAGTAAGGTTTGCCCAGTGGATCAACTGGTCCCAGAAGCGATCAAGTGTGGGGAGAAAATTGCAGCCAATTCCAAGCTAGTCTCTGCTATGGCCAAGGAGGCCGTCAACGCTG CCTATGAACTGACACTGGCTGAGGGCAATCGTTTGGAGAAGAGGCTGTTCCACTCCACCTTTGCTACG GAGGATCGTAAGGAGGGCATGACTGCTTTTGTTGAGAAAAGAAAAGCGGACTTCCAGGATAAGTAG
- the LOC132472998 gene encoding B-cell linker protein-like isoform X1, giving the protein MEQFSRFAAPATSKLRQLQKIVQDISNNEDSLLNKWRRHRDKHGPKVPDRDYPVDHFEDTERWSDESDYEEPPDADGYEDPPTHQVFTPSSSACFSRDNYVDSCRRMSSRLSRKPWTSTTTKPLPPEPCPAAGDNEDYIDPERSIRDNNIKPAAKPLQGVNSSPVVSKPLRKLPCSPVVYEVTLPEENIPPVSRQTQPLQTKLSTRLISPRVILEQSDTEFEAFDPDISQTIPKMSRGHPPPPKAFTADFRPPMIPLPQKPYSRRQADLSLMVANGLQDMDEVKPFLNSVLVTTFKSDIDRQPWYANTCGRKTAEELLIQSNRDGSFLVRRSTGQDPQQPYTLVVLYKGRVYNIPVRFIQATQHYALGREKRGQQHFSSVSKIIENHLQNPLVLIDNHSNSRDITKLRHPVRSQVVPQR; this is encoded by the exons ATGGAACAATTCAGTCGATTTGCTGCTCCCGCAACCTCAAAGCTTCG gcaACTCCAGAAAATTGTTCAGGACATCAGTAATAACGAAGACAGCCTCCTTAACAAATGGCGACG acacagagacaaacacggCCCCAAAGTTCCAGACAGGGATTACCCAG TGGATCATTTTGAGGACACTGAGAGATGGTCTGAT GAGAGTGACTATGAGGAACCCCCTGATGCTGATGGCTACGAGGATCCCCCAACCCACCAGGTCTTCACCCCGTCCTCCTCTGCGTGTTTCTCCAGAGACAACTATGTCG ACAGCTGCCGGAGAATGTCCAGCCGGCTCTCCAGGAAGCCCTGGACCTCCACAACCACCAAACCGCTGCCCCCTGAGCCCTGCCCCGCGGCCGGCGATAAC GAGGATTACATTGATCCAGAGAGGAGCATCCGAGACAACAACATAAAGCCTGCAGCGAAACCGCTACAGG GTGTAAATAGCAGCCCTGTTGTGTCAAAACCCCTGCGGAAACTCCCGTGTAGTCCTG TTGTGTATGAAGTTACTCTCCCAGAG GAGAATATTCCTCCAGTGAGCAG ACAAACACAACctttgcaaacaaaactcagTACCAG ACTCATCAGCCCTCGTGTG ATCCTTGAACAATCGGACACCGAATTTGAAGCTTTTGACCCAGATATCA GCCAAACAATCCCTAAGATGAGCCGTGGCCATCCCCCGCCTCCCAAGGCTTTCACAGCTGATTTCAGACCACCCAT GATTCCTCTTCCACAAAAACCGTACTCCCGCA GACAAGCCGATCTCAGTTTGATGGTTGCGAATGGATTGCAGGACATGGACGAGGTTAAGCCATTTCTCAACTCCGTTCTCGTAACAACTTTC aagTCAGACATTGATAGACAACCCTGGTACGCCAACACGTGCGGCCGCAAGACCGCGGAAGAGCTCTTGATTCAATCTAACAGG GACGGCTCCTTCCTGGTGAGGCGGAGTACTGGGCAGGACCCGCAGCAGCCCTACACCTTGGTGGTGCTCTACAAGGGCAGGGTGTACAACATCCCTGTGCGCTTCATCCAAGCGACGCAGCATTACGCACTGGGCCGGGAGAAGAGAGGACAGCAG CATTTCAGCAGTGTTTCCAAAATCATCGAGAACCACCTTCAGAATCCCCTGGTGCTGATTGACAACCATAGTAACAGCAGGGACATCACCAAACTACGGCACCCAGTCAGGTCCCAGGTGGTCCCACAACGTTAA
- the LOC132472998 gene encoding B-cell linker protein-like isoform X2, with the protein MEQFSRFAAPATSKLRQLQKIVQDISNNEDSLLNKWRRHRDKHGPKVPDRDYPVDHFEDTERWSDESDYEEPPDADGYEDPPTHQVFTPSSSACFSRDNYVDSCRRMSSRLSRKPWTSTTTKPLPPEPCPAAGDNEDYIDPERSIRDNNIKPAAKPLQGVNSSPVVSKPLRKLPCSPVVYEVTLPEENIPPVSRQTQPLQTKLSTRLISPRVILEQSDTEFEAFDPDISQTIPKMSRGHPPPPKAFTADFRPPMIPLPQKPYSRRQADLSLMVANGLQDMDEKSDIDRQPWYANTCGRKTAEELLIQSNRDGSFLVRRSTGQDPQQPYTLVVLYKGRVYNIPVRFIQATQHYALGREKRGQQHFSSVSKIIENHLQNPLVLIDNHSNSRDITKLRHPVRSQVVPQR; encoded by the exons ATGGAACAATTCAGTCGATTTGCTGCTCCCGCAACCTCAAAGCTTCG gcaACTCCAGAAAATTGTTCAGGACATCAGTAATAACGAAGACAGCCTCCTTAACAAATGGCGACG acacagagacaaacacggCCCCAAAGTTCCAGACAGGGATTACCCAG TGGATCATTTTGAGGACACTGAGAGATGGTCTGAT GAGAGTGACTATGAGGAACCCCCTGATGCTGATGGCTACGAGGATCCCCCAACCCACCAGGTCTTCACCCCGTCCTCCTCTGCGTGTTTCTCCAGAGACAACTATGTCG ACAGCTGCCGGAGAATGTCCAGCCGGCTCTCCAGGAAGCCCTGGACCTCCACAACCACCAAACCGCTGCCCCCTGAGCCCTGCCCCGCGGCCGGCGATAAC GAGGATTACATTGATCCAGAGAGGAGCATCCGAGACAACAACATAAAGCCTGCAGCGAAACCGCTACAGG GTGTAAATAGCAGCCCTGTTGTGTCAAAACCCCTGCGGAAACTCCCGTGTAGTCCTG TTGTGTATGAAGTTACTCTCCCAGAG GAGAATATTCCTCCAGTGAGCAG ACAAACACAACctttgcaaacaaaactcagTACCAG ACTCATCAGCCCTCGTGTG ATCCTTGAACAATCGGACACCGAATTTGAAGCTTTTGACCCAGATATCA GCCAAACAATCCCTAAGATGAGCCGTGGCCATCCCCCGCCTCCCAAGGCTTTCACAGCTGATTTCAGACCACCCAT GATTCCTCTTCCACAAAAACCGTACTCCCGCA GACAAGCCGATCTCAGTTTGATGGTTGCGAATGGATTGCAGGACATGGACGAG aagTCAGACATTGATAGACAACCCTGGTACGCCAACACGTGCGGCCGCAAGACCGCGGAAGAGCTCTTGATTCAATCTAACAGG GACGGCTCCTTCCTGGTGAGGCGGAGTACTGGGCAGGACCCGCAGCAGCCCTACACCTTGGTGGTGCTCTACAAGGGCAGGGTGTACAACATCCCTGTGCGCTTCATCCAAGCGACGCAGCATTACGCACTGGGCCGGGAGAAGAGAGGACAGCAG CATTTCAGCAGTGTTTCCAAAATCATCGAGAACCACCTTCAGAATCCCCTGGTGCTGATTGACAACCATAGTAACAGCAGGGACATCACCAAACTACGGCACCCAGTCAGGTCCCAGGTGGTCCCACAACGTTAA
- the LOC132472997 gene encoding uncharacterized protein LOC132472997 gives MDSADMCAAVSSGDDNQLVKKKRDWHKRLRLRKTAVQPPTMQGRDKAGPKKIAKRREPNTDCPPLNGPLDKAKRGQHKALNSSSMLRFKCSRCNDQSEFVPKELARHFQEKHKGNQPDFSCHVCSFKAHKFSSLQVHLLSHKDTFPSCNICKDNVQRTLPEYCSHLTSCHCQKGRFSCELCDKFSTREVHAFLQHMHLHDLPMEERGELDLSLHTTDFMKPVRSKAAGPGLQCQHCGYRGPSKRLITKHMNTVHAGETADHNMKELHRITNSPHPSAPKMRNRVTRNTARDMRWLSRDCLSMPGREFLDKYCSLSSPERTLEETQQFLVRSAVGGTDGQKWTKALQSVLSSFPQDLNMHPKLENAMMSNSSKDLNVLMVKNKLKVPQNSGSYVKKTTPPEKIETSPSGSAHLDTNCVFDPNRGQPQLGNDQTHCPGTQNNINEDPSIAAMPESAAGRPIQENRENQESRLHQNVEEHSRNGKEIKCDHSCEDGLHAAKEPKTANKRDTRTPAQRKYRGRRGGRTEKSRPKALEKQLQGLGLKLVLKKDPVKNKQWMSQSPLLPPEGCLAGDRHGLLPSLPAVEQQVQPLVNEPSEENAKVSLQTDLRSTLESIALQSRPRPGELFSVTRGQCCGNGNAHRMDVSVPSDATGKPKSQFASTNGFAENLNIPTATLGASGGNNRGTDNSVLGRKESGSIDAVNPLRNNGAMSPHAAKALVPSLGPPVHSPPEDPGPPPGHTASNGPPAAVGDPLWPVAPRAAERTLRLTPLSPGQAVKRPRGEQPVVVLNHPDAAPPQVVRLMAAVHRHRGAVQRVVLSRRTLDSISPAVQGAGAAAPPSGPPSPAPPPPAAAAACRPSRVRERFLLRLRLRRTSRRKYRVVRGAGDATDPVAAFRCWFCGRGFGSRSSWTGHQQRHLMEWRAPHCEETDLSPTLEKVH, from the exons ATGGATTCGGCAGACATGTGTGCGGCTGTATCTTCAGGAGACGATAATCAGCTTGTCAAGAAGAAAAGAGATTGGCACAAACGACTTCGCCTCAGGAAGACGGCCGTGCAGCCCCCGACAATGCAAGGTCGAGATAAGGCCGGACCAAAGAAGATAGCAAAGCGGCGGGAGCCAAACACAGACTGTCCTCCGTTGAATGGGCCCCTCGACAAGGCGAAACGTGGGCAACATAAGGCTCTCAACAGTTCCAGTATGCTCAGGTTCAAATGTTCACGGTGCAACGACCAATCAGAGTTTGTTCCCAAAGAACTCGCAAGACACTTTCAGGAAAAGCACAAGGGAAATCAGCCCGATTTCTCTTGTCATGTTTGTTCTTTTAAAGCACACAAATTCTCCTCTCTTCAGGTCCATTTGTTAAGCCACAAGGACACTTTTCCGAGCTGCAACATTTGTAAAGACAATGTACAGCGAACGCTGCCGGAATACTGCTCACATCTGACCTCTTGTCACTGCCAAAAGGGCAGATTTTCATGTGAACTTTGCGATAAGTTCTCCACCCGTGAAGTGCATGCGTTTTTACAGCATATGCATCTTCACGACTTACCTATGGAAGAAAGGGGTGAATTGGACCTTTCCCTTCACACAACAGACTTTATGAAACCAGTCAGATCTAAAGCAGCCGGTCCAGGCCTTCAGTGTCAGCACTGTGGCTACAGGGGGCCCAGTAAACGCCTGATCACTAAGCACATGAACACTGTCCATGCGGGCGAGACGGCGGACCACAACATGAAGGAGCTCCACCGTATTACAAACAGTCCACACCCGTCGGCTCCTAAGATGAGGAACAGAGTGACCCGGAACACCGCCAGGGACATGCGCTGGTTGTCCAGAGACTGCCTCTCCATGCCCGGTAGAGAGTTCCTGGACAAATACTGCAGCCTATCGAGTCCAGAGAGAACGTTGGAGGAGACTCAACAGTTTTTGGTCAGGTCCGCAGTTGGAGGGACGGACGGCCAGAAGTGGACCAAAGCTCTCCAGAGTGTGCTGTCGAGTTTCCCTCAGGACTTAAACATGCATCCGAAGCTAGAGAACGCTATGATGTCCAACAGCAGCAAGGACCTCAATGTCCTCATGGTCAAAAATAAGCTAAAGGTTCCCCAGAACTCTGGCTCCTACGTTAAAAAGACTACGCCTCCAGAAAAGATAGAAACCTCTCCCTCGGGGAGCGCCCACCTCGACACTAATTGTGTATTCGACCCAAACAGAGGTCAACCTCAATTAGGCAATGACCAAACCCACTGCCCAGGAACTCAAAATAATATCAACGAGGATCCTTCCATCGCGGCCATGCCAGAGTCTGCTGCGGGCCGTCCCATTCAGGAAAACCGAGAGAATCAGGAATCGAGGCTCCACCAAAATGTGGAGGAACACAGTAGAAATGGCAAGGAGATCAAATGTGATCATTCCTGTGAGGATGGACTCCATGCCGCCAAAGAGCCAAAGACGGCCAACAAGCGAGATACCCGAACGCCGGCCCAACGTAAATATAGGGGCAGAAGAGGTGGCCGCACGGAAAAGAGCAGACCAAAGGCGCTGGAGAAACAGCTGCAAGGCCTTGGTCTGAAGCTGGTTCTGAAGAAGGACCCTGTCAAGAACAAGCAGTGGATGTCACAGAGCCCCCTCCTGCCCCCGGAGGGTTGCCTAGCAGGCGACCGTCATGGGCTACTACCCTCCCTGCCAGCTGTGGAGCAACAAGTGCAGCCTCTCGTCAACGAGCCATCGGAAGAAAACGCTAAAGTGAGTCTACAGACTGACCTGCGCAGCACCTTGGAGTCCATCGCGCTGCAGTCCCGGCCACGACCTGGGGAGCTCTTCTCAGTCACACGGGGGCAGTGCTGCGGGAACGGGAACGCTCACAGAATGGACGTTTCGGTTCCCTCCGATGCCACCGGGAAGCCAAAGAGTCAGTTTGCCTCGACCAATGGATTTGCTGAAAACCTAAATATTCCAACTGCCACCCTTGGAGCGTCGGGAGGGAACAACCGAGGTACGGACAACTCTGTGCTCGGCAGAAAGGAGAGTGGATCCATCGACGCCGTGAACCCGCTTAGGAATAATGGCGCCATGTCCCCCCATGCTGCCAAAGCCTTGGTCCCATCGCTGG GCCCCCCGGTTCACTCTCCGCCGGAggaccccggccccccgcccggCCACACCGCGTCCAacggcccccccgccgccgtcgGCGACCCCCTGTGGCCAGTGGCCCCCAGGGCGGCGGAGCGGACCCTGAGGCtgacccccctcagcccgggcCAGGCGGTGAAGCGGCCGCGCGGAGAGCAGCCCGTGGTGGTGCTGAACCACCCGGACGCCGCGCCCCCCCAGGTGGTCCGGCTCATGGCGGCGGTCCACAGGCACCGGGGGGCGGTGCAGCGGGTGGTGCTGTCCCGCCGAACGCTGGACTCCATCTCCCCGGCGGTTCAGGGCGCCGGGGCCGCGGCTCCGCCCTCGGGACCCCCGTCTCCCGCTCctccgccgcccgccgccgccgccgcgtgtCGCCCCAGCAGGGTGCGCGAGAGGTTCCTCTtgaggctgaggctgaggcGGACCAGCCGGAGGAAGTACCGGGTGGTCCGCGGGGCGGGGGACGCGACGGACCCCGTGGCGGCGTTCCGCTGCTGGTTCTGCGGACGGGGCTTCGGGAGCCGGAGCTCGTGGACCGGCCACCAGCAGCGCCACCTGATGGAGTGGAGGGCGCCACACTGTGAAGAGACGGACCTGTCGCCCACACTGGAAAAAGTACACTGA
- the ccnj gene encoding cyclin-J isoform X1, translated as MELEDQWWKGHLAADIYHALRYKELKLPSFKGQSPQLNLRRYFADLIAVVCNRFRLCPAARHLAVYLLDLFMDRYDITVQQLHMVSLSCLLLASKFEEREDRVPKLEMLNSLGCMSSMNLVLTKQGLLHMELLLLETFQWNLYLPTAAHFIEFYLSIAVHEADLHNGWPIGCLDKTKLFLAKYADYFLEVSLQDHVFLCFVPSLVAAACLASSRLILHLSPTWPPRLQRLTAYTWDDLVSCTEKLMVAHDGDVKEANKQKGSPPSHQQHQQQQQHHQQQQHQQQLAPTPNYHTSGQANPVAQYLHRPVMPYPQQTLPPAVAPSHRYLNQPIGLPAPIAPQHSHIANAATHLESKASMSNRAYQVSVKYPCVAPCFDR; from the exons ATGGAGCTTGAGGACCAATGGTGGAAAGGACATCTCGCTGCCGATATCTACCATGCTCTACGATACAAA GAGCTCAAATTACCCTCCTTCAAAGGACAGTCTCCCCAGCTGAATTTAAGACGATACTTCGCAGACCTCATAGCGGTCGTCTGTAATCGCTTCAGGCTATGTCCAGCCGCCAGACATCTTGCGGTTTACCTGTTGGATCTTTTTATGGACCGCTATGATATCACTGTGCAGCAGCTTCACATGGTCTCCTTGTCATGCCTTCTTCTGGCCA GTAAGTTTGAGGAGAGGGAAGACCGGGTGCCCAAGTTGGAGATGCTGAACAGCCTGGGATGCATGAGCTCCATGAACCTGGTGCTCACCAAGCAGGGCCTGCTTCacatggagctgctgctgctggagaccTTCCAGTGGAACCTGTATCTGCCGACCGCGGCCCACTTCATCGAGTTCTACCTGTCCATCGCTGTGCACGAAGCAGACCTCCATAATGGTTGGCCTATCGGCTGCCTGGACAAAACAAAGCTGTTCTTGGCCAAATATGCTGACTACTTCCTGGAGGTCTCCTTACAAG ACCATGTGTTTCTGTGCTTCGTCCCGTCACTGGTGGCTGCCGCATGTCTGGCCTCCTCCCGCCTTatcctccacctgtctcccacATGGCCCCCCCGCCTTCAGCGTCTCACAGCCTATACCTGGGACGACCTGGTGTCCTGCACCGAGAAACTCATGGT TGCACATGACGGCGATGTCAAAGAGGCCAACAAGCAGAAGGGTTCTCCTCCaagccaccagcagcaccagcagcagcagcagcaccaccagcagcagcagcaccagcagcagctagCTCCAACCCCCAACTACCACACTTCAGGGCAGGCCAACCCCGTGGCTCAGTACCTCCATCGGCCCGTGATGCCCTACCCCCAGCAGACCCTCCCACCGGCCGTAGCCCCCAGCCACCGGTACCTCAACCAGCCCATTGGCCTGCCGGCTCCCATCGCCCCCCAGCACAGCCACATCGCCAACGCTGCCACCCACCTGGAGTCAAAGGCGAGCATGTCAAATCGAGCCTACCAGGTCAGCGTGAAATACCCCTGTGTTGCTCCCTGCTTTGATAGGTGA
- the ccnj gene encoding cyclin-J isoform X2: protein MVERTSRCRYLPCSTIQRQSPQLNLRRYFADLIAVVCNRFRLCPAARHLAVYLLDLFMDRYDITVQQLHMVSLSCLLLASKFEEREDRVPKLEMLNSLGCMSSMNLVLTKQGLLHMELLLLETFQWNLYLPTAAHFIEFYLSIAVHEADLHNGWPIGCLDKTKLFLAKYADYFLEVSLQDHVFLCFVPSLVAAACLASSRLILHLSPTWPPRLQRLTAYTWDDLVSCTEKLMVAHDGDVKEANKQKGSPPSHQQHQQQQQHHQQQQHQQQLAPTPNYHTSGQANPVAQYLHRPVMPYPQQTLPPAVAPSHRYLNQPIGLPAPIAPQHSHIANAATHLESKASMSNRAYQVSVKYPCVAPCFDR, encoded by the exons ATGGTGGAAAGGACATCTCGCTGCCGATATCTACCATGCTCTACGATACAAA GACAGTCTCCCCAGCTGAATTTAAGACGATACTTCGCAGACCTCATAGCGGTCGTCTGTAATCGCTTCAGGCTATGTCCAGCCGCCAGACATCTTGCGGTTTACCTGTTGGATCTTTTTATGGACCGCTATGATATCACTGTGCAGCAGCTTCACATGGTCTCCTTGTCATGCCTTCTTCTGGCCA GTAAGTTTGAGGAGAGGGAAGACCGGGTGCCCAAGTTGGAGATGCTGAACAGCCTGGGATGCATGAGCTCCATGAACCTGGTGCTCACCAAGCAGGGCCTGCTTCacatggagctgctgctgctggagaccTTCCAGTGGAACCTGTATCTGCCGACCGCGGCCCACTTCATCGAGTTCTACCTGTCCATCGCTGTGCACGAAGCAGACCTCCATAATGGTTGGCCTATCGGCTGCCTGGACAAAACAAAGCTGTTCTTGGCCAAATATGCTGACTACTTCCTGGAGGTCTCCTTACAAG ACCATGTGTTTCTGTGCTTCGTCCCGTCACTGGTGGCTGCCGCATGTCTGGCCTCCTCCCGCCTTatcctccacctgtctcccacATGGCCCCCCCGCCTTCAGCGTCTCACAGCCTATACCTGGGACGACCTGGTGTCCTGCACCGAGAAACTCATGGT TGCACATGACGGCGATGTCAAAGAGGCCAACAAGCAGAAGGGTTCTCCTCCaagccaccagcagcaccagcagcagcagcagcaccaccagcagcagcagcaccagcagcagctagCTCCAACCCCCAACTACCACACTTCAGGGCAGGCCAACCCCGTGGCTCAGTACCTCCATCGGCCCGTGATGCCCTACCCCCAGCAGACCCTCCCACCGGCCGTAGCCCCCAGCCACCGGTACCTCAACCAGCCCATTGGCCTGCCGGCTCCCATCGCCCCCCAGCACAGCCACATCGCCAACGCTGCCACCCACCTGGAGTCAAAGGCGAGCATGTCAAATCGAGCCTACCAGGTCAGCGTGAAATACCCCTGTGTTGCTCCCTGCTTTGATAGGTGA